In Ctenopharyngodon idella isolate HZGC_01 chromosome 2, HZGC01, whole genome shotgun sequence, the following are encoded in one genomic region:
- the LOC127505148 gene encoding uncharacterized protein LOC127505148 translates to MILTPGSKELNTNNAVLFKSSKTYYYAGFNGEKLQKCKVDDEEVEPTPDDDPVAENPTNLKANHSCPTSASSDPVSKFLNSDDPKMNSMTLLVTGLRILLAKCVAVNVLMSVKTFLF, encoded by the exons ATGATTTTGACTCCGGGAAGTAAAGAACTAAATACCAACAATGCAGTCCTGTTCAAATCCAGCAAAACCTATTATTATGCTGGATTCAACGGTGAAAAACTCCAAAAATGCAAAGTGGATGATGAAGAAGTAGAACCAACACCAGATGACGATCCTGTGGCAG AAAATCCTACAAATCTGAAAGCCAACCATTCTTGTCCAACAAGTGCTTCTAGTGATCCTGTCTCAAAGTTCTTAAACAGCG aTGATCCAAAAATGAACTCCATGACCCTTCTTGTGACAGGTCTGAGAATTCTACTGGCTAAATGTGTTGCAGTCAATGTATTAATGTCTGTGAAgacatttctgttttaa